The Jannaschia sp. M317 DNA segment TTGACGTTGACCACGGGCGGGCCTTCGGCGCCCAGCGTTTTCCAGACAACCCCGCCCCAGCCTGCCTCGAAGGCGCGGCGGACGTTGTATTCCTTGTCCGTGGGCGGGGCCGAGGCCAGCCAGAAGGGGTTCGGGCTCTTGATGCCGACGAAGGTGGTGGTCAGGTCTGCCATGTCTCTACTCCCTGAGGGCCGTCAGCCCGGTCTGAATGTCATTGCGATGGGTTCGATGTCGCCTGCGTTCACCGCGCGCGCCATGTTCGCCGCTTTCTCCGCTGCCGTCGGACCCATCAGCATCGGCAGACCCAGCGGGCGCGGCCCATGGTCGGCCAGTTGCGCCTGCATCCGCGCGAAAAAGGCGCGGGCCACCTCGCCCCGGTCGGCGCGCGCGGTCAGGGTCAGGACGGCGGCCTGGGCGGCGTCCAGATAAGTTTGCGGCGTATCGAGGAAGGAGTGATCCGGCGTCTCGGCCCAGGGCAGCGGAAAGTCGGGGTGGGCCCCGTGGCGCATCACGTCATAGACGGCCAGCCTCCCGCCGGGGGCCAGCACACGCGCCGCTTCGCGAAAGAAACGCGGTTTGTCGGGCAGGTTCATGCCCACGTGCAGCAAGGTCACCAGGTCGAAACTGTCATCGGCGAACGGCATGTCCAGCGCGCTGCCCTCGACAAAGGTCACCTGCTGTCCGGTCAGTGCGGTCAGGCTGCGGGCGGTGGCCACGAAATCGGGTGTCAGGTCCAGGCCGGTGACCTGGGCCCCATAGCGTCCGGCGATGAACCGTGCCGCACCGCCAATGCCGCAACCTGCGTCCAGGACCCGTGTGGCGGGCCCGATGAAGAGATCGGCAAGCAGGGCCTCGGTCGCCTCCAGCCCGCCGATGTGAAACTCGTCGATGGGCTTCAGGTGCCCGGAGGTAATCTGGTCCCGTGTCACGCCGTCCTTGGCCAGCGCATCCAGAATTCGCCCGTAAAGATCACCGCCGCCGTAGTGCGCGGCGATCCTGTGTTCGGTGTCGGCCATGGTTGCATCCCCCTGTGTCCATCGGGGCAGCATAGCAGAAACCCGGCGTCGGGTCGCCGGGCGGCGGGGGGGCGGCGCGGCCGTTCGGGGCGGCGCAGGGGCCACCCAAGCGGAGGAATGCGCCAGCCCCATCCGCGCCTCAGGCCGTGGCGGCCGCGGCGGTCGCCGCTTCGGAGGCTGCGAGACGCGCGGTCGCGGCATCACGGATGGCCAGATCGAACGCATCGGGGTGACGCAGGATCACGGCCTCGCCGGTCATGTCGTCCAGGCCCCGCGCCATCAGCGTGTCGAAGGCGGTATAGTCCTCGGTCGCCTTGGCAAAGCCGGACAAGGCCTTGGCGGCCCCCGACTTGGTCATCGCCATGCGGGTCTTGGTCAGGCGCTTGGCCTTGCCCAGCTCTTCTCTGACCAGTTGTTCGTAGGCAAAGATCGTCTGGGTGAAATCATGTTCCAGGCTGCCCGGCTCTCCTTCGGTCTGGATCAGGGCCAGCCTGCGGAACGCCGCGTCGCGAACGGGGGTGACCCCCATCCGATCGGCGTTGGCCATCAGATTGCGCAGCTTTTCGGGTTCATCCATCGCATCGACGCGAGCGAGGGCTGCGGCGTTGCGCGCGGCCAGCTCCTTTTCGGTCAGGGCTGCGGGCTTGGGGGCGGGGGTGTTTTTGGATTTGCTCATGGGCGACCTTCGGTCAGGGCGGCATGGATGTCCATGGCGGCATCACGGCCTTCCGCGACGGCGGTCACGGTCAGATCCTCGCCCCCCAAGGCACAGTCGCCCCCGGCCCAGACCCCATCGACCGAGGTGCGGCCCGCGCCGGTCACGGTCAGCTTGCCACCGGACAGGGCCAGACCCTCGACCGTCTCCAGCTTTTGGCCGATGGCCCGGAACAGCTGATCGGCGCGCAGGGTCAGCGTCTCTCCGGAGGGTTTCATGTCGGCATCGACGTAGGCCAGTTCCACCTCACGCAGTTGGCTGTCGCCGCGCAGCGCGACAGGCTGGACATGGGACAGGATGCGCACGCCGTGGGTGGCGGCCAGATCCTGTTCCCAGCGCGAGGCGGGCATCCGGTCCTGGGCACGGCGATAGGCGATTGTGACCGTCTCGGCCCCCAGCAACCTGGATTGCACGGCGGCATCCACCGCCGTCATGCCGCCGCCGATCACCACCACGTGCCGCCCGACGGGCAGGGCCGTCAGGTCATCGGTCTGGCGCAGGGCGGCGATGAAATCGACGGCGTTTTCGGTGCCGGACAGGTCCTCGCCCTCCAGCCCCAGCGCGCCGACACCGGCCAGGCCGATGCCCAGGAAAACGGCGTCGAAGTCGCGGCGCAGCCCCTGCAACGTCAGCCCATCGCCCAGTGCACGGCCCGTCTCGACGGTGATGCCGCCGATCTTCAGCAGCCAGTCGACCTCTGCCTGAGCGAAGTCGTGGGGCGTCTTGTAGGCGGCGATGCCGTATTCGTTCAGGCCGCCGGGTTTGGTCCGGGCGTCGAACATCGTGACGTCGTGCCCCAGCATCGCAAGACGGTGCGCGCAGGACAGACCGGCGGGGCCGGCCCCGACGACGGCGACTGTCTTTCCGGTCGCGTCGGCGCGGGTATAGGGGTGCGTGTCCTCGGCCATCAGGCTGTCGGTGGCATAGCGTTGCAGGCGGCCGATCTCGACCGGCTTGCCCTCGGCCACTTCGCGCACGCAGACCTGTTCGCACAGCGTTTCGGTCGGGCAGACCCGGGCGCACATCCCGCCCAGGATGTTCTGGTCAAAGATCGTCTTGGCCGAAGCCTCGGGCATGCCGGTGGCGATCTGACGAATGAAAAGCGGGATGTCGAT contains these protein-coding regions:
- a CDS encoding class I SAM-dependent methyltransferase; its protein translation is MADTEHRIAAHYGGGDLYGRILDALAKDGVTRDQITSGHLKPIDEFHIGGLEATEALLADLFIGPATRVLDAGCGIGGAARFIAGRYGAQVTGLDLTPDFVATARSLTALTGQQVTFVEGSALDMPFADDSFDLVTLLHVGMNLPDKPRFFREAARVLAPGGRLAVYDVMRHGAHPDFPLPWAETPDHSFLDTPQTYLDAAQAAVLTLTARADRGEVARAFFARMQAQLADHGPRPLGLPMLMGPTAAEKAANMARAVNAGDIEPIAMTFRPG
- a CDS encoding NAD(P)-dependent oxidoreductase, yielding MTDAMRLDGIRAGRLGAEDIARNFDDLHPALDRHEATVAADRCYFCHDAPCVTACPTDIDIPLFIRQIATGMPEASAKTIFDQNILGGMCARVCPTETLCEQVCVREVAEGKPVEIGRLQRYATDSLMAEDTHPYTRADATGKTVAVVGAGPAGLSCAHRLAMLGHDVTMFDARTKPGGLNEYGIAAYKTPHDFAQAEVDWLLKIGGITVETGRALGDGLTLQGLRRDFDAVFLGIGLAGVGALGLEGEDLSGTENAVDFIAALRQTDDLTALPVGRHVVVIGGGMTAVDAAVQSRLLGAETVTIAYRRAQDRMPASRWEQDLAATHGVRILSHVQPVALRGDSQLREVELAYVDADMKPSGETLTLRADQLFRAIGQKLETVEGLALSGGKLTVTGAGRTSVDGVWAGGDCALGGEDLTVTAVAEGRDAAMDIHAALTEGRP